A portion of the Hoplias malabaricus isolate fHopMal1 chromosome 1, fHopMal1.hap1, whole genome shotgun sequence genome contains these proteins:
- the LOC136702040 gene encoding CD276 antigen-like, producing MSYFLVYLHQEKDTVVHSFYLGRDQLERQGQAYSGRTHLFKEQIPTGNASLALNNVQPQHQGEYICYINNENGRTKHNVLLLVAAPYDDPKLSVLYTCDLVIVTLTSSQGFPQPTVTWKHPVGSNVTTTELDTKGCYRVESNLTFSLNTTQTVVVEMSLDVLSQHFIREITLQPQQGCCERIPIHMRAIPLALTLALFITVLLLILIRTS from the exons ATGTCGTACTTCCTAGTTTac CTGCACCAG GAAAAAGACACAGTGGTCCACAGCTTTTACCTCGGCAGAGATCAACTAGAACGACAGGGACAGGCCTACAGTGGACGAACACATCTCTTCAAAGAGCAGATACCGACAGGAAACGCATCACTCGCACTGAACAACGTCCAGCCACAGCATCAAGGAGAATACATCTGTTACATCAACAATGAAAATGGAAGAACCAAACACAATGTATTGCTCCTTGTGGCAG CTCCTTATGATGACCCCAAACTATCAGTTCTCTACACCTGTGACCTCGTCATTGTGACCCTGACGTCATCTCAGGGCTTTCCTCAACCCACTGTGACCTGGAAGCATCCAGTCGGGAGCAACGTGACGACCACAGAGCTGGACACTAAAGGCTGCTACAGAGTGGAGAGTAACCTCACTTTCAGTCTCAACACTACACAGACTGTCGTGGTAGAGATGAGCCTGGACGTTCTGTCTCAACACTTCATTAGAGAAATAACACTTCAGCCCCAACAAG GATGCTGTGAAAGAATTCCCATTCACATGAGAGCAATACCTCTTGCTCTCACACTAGCTCTGTTCATTACTGTGTTACTGCTGATCCTGATCAGAACAAGTTAA